A region from the Arthrobacter gengyunqii genome encodes:
- a CDS encoding TIGR03089 family protein, whose amino-acid sequence MPARISVPTLLSTLRTRQATSPALTWYGPNSERIELSGKVLDNWVAKTSNLLVDELDAEPGIRLLLDLPVHWKTLVWALAAWQTGCTVILGNPSEATAAPDIAVTASQAALDAADGMVVAVDLGALALRWSGDLPAAAVDYAAEVRSYADTYTGGDVAEEGYTALHSSLGAGTNLTYGQLAEATDGGAAQTLLIPASEDLPAVLAASLRTWAAGGSVVLAAAEVEITERLIAAEKITAQLEA is encoded by the coding sequence ATGCCAGCCAGGATTTCCGTTCCCACCCTACTGTCCACCCTGCGCACCCGTCAGGCGACCTCTCCGGCGCTGACATGGTACGGGCCGAACTCCGAACGGATTGAGCTCTCGGGCAAGGTGCTGGACAACTGGGTTGCGAAGACGTCAAACCTCTTGGTGGACGAGCTCGACGCCGAACCCGGAATCCGTCTCCTGCTCGACCTTCCGGTGCACTGGAAAACTCTGGTGTGGGCGCTGGCGGCATGGCAGACCGGCTGCACGGTGATCCTGGGAAACCCTTCCGAGGCCACCGCCGCCCCGGATATTGCCGTCACGGCATCGCAGGCGGCGCTGGACGCGGCTGACGGAATGGTTGTGGCGGTGGACCTTGGAGCACTGGCGCTGCGGTGGTCCGGGGACCTGCCTGCGGCCGCAGTGGATTACGCGGCAGAGGTCCGCAGCTATGCGGACACCTACACGGGCGGGGATGTTGCCGAAGAGGGCTACACCGCACTGCACAGTTCACTGGGCGCCGGCACGAACCTCACCTACGGGCAGCTGGCGGAAGCAACTGACGGCGGTGCTGCGCAGACGCTGCTCATTCCGGCGTCCGAGGATCTACCCGCAGTCCTCGCGGCCTCGCTTCGCACCTGGGCTGCCGGCGGAAGCGTGGTGCTCGCGGCTGCAGAGGTGGAAATTACCGAACGGCTGATTGCCGCCGAAAAGATTACGGCGCAGCTGGAGGCGTAG
- the purE gene encoding 5-(carboxyamino)imidazole ribonucleotide mutase, with translation MSSRDTPLVGLVMGSDSDWPVMDAAAAALAEFGIPYEADVVSAHRMPTEMIEYGQQAHRRGLRIIIAGAGGAAHLPGMLAAVTPLPVIGVPVPLKYLDGMDSLLSIVQMPAGVPVATVSIGGARNAGLLAVRMLAAGTDPLASKLQQQLLEFASGLRQTALAKGAKLRTSVTGSD, from the coding sequence ATGAGCAGCCGCGACACCCCACTGGTAGGACTCGTGATGGGTTCGGACTCCGACTGGCCCGTCATGGACGCGGCGGCCGCCGCCCTGGCCGAGTTCGGCATTCCGTACGAGGCCGACGTCGTCTCCGCCCACCGGATGCCCACGGAAATGATCGAGTACGGCCAGCAGGCACACCGCCGCGGGCTGCGGATCATCATCGCCGGCGCCGGCGGTGCCGCGCACCTGCCCGGCATGCTGGCTGCCGTCACTCCGCTTCCGGTGATCGGCGTCCCGGTGCCGCTGAAGTATCTCGACGGCATGGATTCCCTGCTCTCGATCGTGCAGATGCCTGCCGGTGTGCCGGTGGCAACCGTCTCCATCGGCGGTGCCCGGAACGCCGGCCTCCTGGCCGTGCGGATGCTCGCTGCGGGCACCGACCCGCTGGCCTCCAAGCTGCAGCAGCAGCTGCTGGAGTTCGCGTCCGGACTTCGCCAGACAGCCCTGGCCAAGGGCGCCAAGCTGCGCACCTCCGTCACCGGCAGCGACTAG
- a CDS encoding 5-(carboxyamino)imidazole ribonucleotide synthase: protein MSFPIIGVVGGGQLARMMAPAAVALGFELRVLAEGPDVSAVPAVVRTTVGDYTDLDTLAAFASGVDVLTFDHEHVPGAHLTTLAAAGVNVQPSPEALIHAQDKLVMRAAIDRLGLPNPRWAPVSGVLDLVDFGKAAGWPVVLKTPRGGYDGKGVRIIVDADAAAAAADWFTGEPLLAEEMVPFSRELSALVARTPRGSALPWPVVHSIQVDGVCDEVIAPAQDLDPQVAAAAQDAALRIAAELGVTGVMAVELFETPGRGAGFLINELAMRPHNSGHWTMDGSVTGQFEQHLRAVLDLPLGATDVLGGVVVMKNYLGGANLDLFSGYAQALAAEPAAKIHNYGKSVRPGRKIGHVNVVGRSAADLPRVRRSAEHAAAILRDGRDSSKENS from the coding sequence GTGAGCTTTCCTATAATTGGCGTCGTCGGCGGTGGCCAGCTGGCCCGGATGATGGCCCCGGCAGCAGTTGCCCTTGGTTTCGAACTCCGTGTTCTGGCTGAAGGGCCCGATGTTTCGGCCGTGCCGGCCGTCGTCCGAACCACGGTCGGAGATTACACCGATCTGGACACGCTGGCCGCGTTTGCCTCCGGGGTGGATGTCCTGACCTTCGATCACGAACACGTTCCGGGAGCGCATCTGACCACTCTCGCCGCAGCGGGCGTCAACGTGCAGCCCTCCCCTGAAGCCCTCATCCATGCCCAGGACAAATTGGTCATGCGCGCTGCCATTGACCGGTTGGGCCTCCCCAACCCGCGGTGGGCTCCCGTGTCAGGCGTCTTGGATCTGGTGGACTTCGGCAAAGCGGCCGGATGGCCCGTTGTGCTCAAGACACCGCGCGGAGGCTATGACGGCAAGGGCGTGCGGATCATTGTCGACGCCGATGCAGCAGCCGCCGCCGCGGACTGGTTCACCGGCGAACCGCTCCTCGCCGAAGAGATGGTGCCGTTCAGCCGTGAACTCTCTGCTTTGGTGGCACGGACCCCGCGGGGCAGTGCACTGCCCTGGCCCGTAGTGCACTCCATCCAGGTGGACGGTGTGTGCGACGAAGTCATCGCCCCTGCCCAGGACCTGGATCCCCAGGTCGCAGCCGCCGCCCAGGACGCCGCGCTGCGGATCGCCGCTGAGCTGGGCGTCACGGGCGTGATGGCTGTGGAGCTGTTCGAAACCCCCGGACGCGGAGCCGGATTCCTGATCAACGAACTGGCGATGCGCCCGCACAATTCCGGTCACTGGACCATGGACGGATCCGTTACCGGCCAGTTTGAACAGCATCTGCGGGCCGTCCTGGACCTCCCGCTGGGCGCCACGGATGTCCTTGGCGGCGTCGTTGTCATGAAGAACTACCTTGGCGGTGCCAACTTGGATCTGTTCAGCGGCTATGCTCAGGCACTGGCCGCCGAGCCGGCAGCCAAAATTCACAACTACGGCAAATCGGTCCGTCCCGGCCGTAAGATCGGGCATGTCAACGTGGTGGGCCGCAGTGCTGCGGATCTGCCCCGGGTGCGGCGCAGCGCGGAACACGCGGCCGCCATCCTGCGTGACGGCCGCGACTCTTCGAAGGAGAACTCATGA
- a CDS encoding WhiB family transcriptional regulator gives MGQAEYTHDQSIAAQASASYGSRGVPVDWYVDPADPGAAERYRQDAAGLEDQATAFLAAHEALAPDTREADLLDPPVALFSPPAEKDTRPVWIGLPGLGDYDDGELGWQSDALCAQTDPEAFFPEKGGSTRDAKKVCAACNVRSQCLEYALANDERFGIWGGLSERERRRLRKQAV, from the coding sequence ATGGGGCAGGCAGAATACACGCACGACCAGTCCATTGCCGCGCAGGCATCCGCTAGCTACGGCTCTCGGGGTGTGCCAGTGGACTGGTACGTGGACCCCGCGGACCCGGGAGCGGCTGAACGCTACCGCCAGGACGCCGCCGGGCTGGAGGACCAGGCCACAGCGTTCCTGGCGGCCCATGAAGCCCTCGCTCCGGACACCCGGGAAGCAGACCTCCTGGATCCTCCCGTCGCTCTGTTTTCGCCGCCCGCGGAGAAAGACACCCGGCCGGTCTGGATTGGCCTGCCCGGCCTCGGCGACTACGACGACGGTGAACTGGGCTGGCAGTCCGACGCCCTCTGTGCGCAGACTGACCCGGAAGCGTTTTTTCCGGAAAAGGGCGGTTCAACGCGCGACGCCAAGAAGGTGTGTGCCGCCTGCAACGTGAGGTCACAGTGCCTGGAGTACGCATTGGCCAACGATGAGCGGTTCGGTATCTGGGGCGGTCTGTCCGAGCGCGAACGCCGCCGGCTTCGGAAGCAGGCAGTCTAA
- a CDS encoding GtrA family protein, translated as MFSSLSARIRGLASLFWREVAKFGTVGAFAFIVDNGLWWLLYHGVLEGSATKARLISASAATLFSWVANRFWTFRRRRQNNVTRELVLFLIINGVGIVISSGFTWVAQYPMGITDAKWLGFAGIVGIGVATILRFFAYRFWVFNAVLDEEPGFQDDYELLDDGTKGPARKTGDGTGNGSTPAGESGGSGTSSLEAKPTPPAAP; from the coding sequence ATGTTTTCATCACTGTCTGCGCGCATCAGAGGCCTGGCCTCGTTGTTTTGGCGCGAAGTAGCGAAGTTTGGAACAGTGGGCGCTTTCGCCTTCATTGTGGACAACGGGCTGTGGTGGCTGCTCTACCACGGCGTCCTGGAGGGCAGCGCCACCAAGGCACGGCTCATCAGCGCATCCGCGGCAACCCTGTTTTCCTGGGTGGCCAACCGTTTCTGGACCTTCCGCAGGCGCCGCCAAAACAACGTGACCCGTGAACTGGTGCTGTTTCTCATCATCAACGGCGTCGGCATTGTCATCTCCAGTGGATTTACCTGGGTTGCCCAGTATCCAATGGGCATCACCGACGCCAAGTGGCTCGGATTTGCCGGCATCGTAGGCATTGGCGTGGCCACCATTCTCCGGTTCTTCGCCTACCGGTTCTGGGTCTTCAATGCGGTACTGGATGAAGAGCCAGGCTTCCAGGACGATTACGAACTGCTCGACGACGGCACCAAGGGCCCCGCCCGCAAAACCGGCGACGGCACCGGAAACGGCTCCACCCCGGCGGGGGAGAGCGGCGGGTCCGGCACCTCCAGCCTCGAAGCGAAGCCTACGCCTCCAGCTGCGCCGTAA